In Oncorhynchus nerka isolate Pitt River linkage group LG21, Oner_Uvic_2.0, whole genome shotgun sequence, the genomic window ttcgtcttcttcctcctcctgtgaaACAGCAACCTTTTTCTTGGGAGGAGCTGGGCAGCTCTGGTTAGGCGATTCTGTGTTTTGCCGGCGCACAGCTGATCTGCCAGGTGAAGCGTCGGGGAGCAGGGGGATGGTTTCCATGGTGTTCTCGTCTTCCTCTAGGAGCTGAGCGGGGAGTGTGAGGAGCCGGTGAAGCATCGACGGAGACCTGAGGGACTCCTCAACTGAAACACAGATGGAGGGATAGAAATAGACAAAAGTGATGAAGATTATAGGCAATAAAGGGTGACAGACTTAAGAGTAAGTGTGCACATAACTGGCCATGTCACGTAGGGACATCATTTCAGTAGTTCCCATGCGCACCTGTGGCTGTGGTGTTTATGGAAGCAGGAGGGTCTTGCGGAGTGTCCAAGGTCGAGGAGAGGACTTCCATGTCCTCCAGAGGCATCCACTGGGGGTCTTGCAGGGGGATGGTGGGGGTGGGCTCCAGGTTCTCACGGATCAGGGCATTCAGACTGGGGAAGGAGCCCACAATCCCCAGCCCAGATCCCCCggtcctctcctcaccccctttCCCTGAAGCCAGCTCTTTGATTTGCCACAGGTCGCTGCACCACTTCTGCCCAAACACCTTGTCCAGGATGGGGACCCAGTCCTGGGCTACGGTCAGGACAGCCTGCCTTGTCACTGtctatacagagagagggagagagcgacaaAACTGAGAACAAGACAAACCTGAACTGGAAAACAAATACAATTCATACGGGCTGTGGTCCAGACAGCTTTCTTGTCGCTGTctgcacagagagagggggagaaagagattaAAAACTTGAACAAGACAACTGAACTGGAATAAACGTGCAAAAGGCGTGCACGTTTGTTTGTACATCATTGCACCTGAAGAAGTTAACAATTTCAGTGATTATTTCCATCACTATAGAAATCCGTTCTAATGTCATACATTTTAATATTGATCAATTTTACAAAAATGCTTCCATTAAGAGACCCAAGGCAATATACATACACATAGGACATGTTTGTTTGCTTATACTGAACCAGCTTAATAATATCTAAACAGTATTACCAGCACAAGTATAAGACTGGACTCTTAGAGTAGAGGGAAACCTATATCTGCTGTACATGGCATGAcgccatatatactgtaacaaatTGCAGGGGCTTAACTGGAGCAACTATTTGGCACTGACACAGTTAATAGTTAACTGTAACAGGTGAGCTTCAGCTCCCATTTTGACAGCTACTAAATAGGTCAATTGACCAGTTCAACTGAGACTGGTGTTGTGTGCAAGGCATGGTTTATAACATGGTTAAGAAACACATTAACATTTTTATTTAGAAAATGGGGCCTCAGAGCTCTGGTTAGTCCATTTTGACTCCTATTCAAAATGTTTTTTGTGCATGTTTTACAGTCTGACTTCTTGGCCACAAGCTTATTTTCAGCACCAGAAATGAAGGGAACACTTGATTTGTTTCAACTGATACTTGTTAAGTGTTTACTAAGACATAACATGGTCATTATGTGTACTTTCTAGCAAGTCAAAGAATTCAACACAATTGGTAACCAGCTGGTATGTACTGGCACTTGTTTCAATGTAGAATGACTCCCAAAATAACCTTCATTATTAGGTCATTACAAATTGATCGATCAAGCAAAAAATAGCAGCTTGTAAAATAAAGTGTACCCGAGATTAACAATACCCTTGTATTCATCTTAATATGTTgtgtaaatccatttgaattcaatcacttttttgttgttgacagcATCTCTTTTCATTGAAACAACTTTCCACACGTGTTTGGCCATAGAcgaagtggtcagaaagtgacaTTTTGGACCTGAATGCATTAAGGAGAGAAAGGTcgtcaaagttgacccatttttcataccatgagacatccatgtcttcatcactggaaaagataaatGGTTGAGCTTGATAGAATTTAAAAGCCTAGAAAAACAGGGTTGTCTATTTTATAAGTTCTTGAgaacaaatgtaaaaaaatatatatttttcttcttcATATTAGCATGTTGTAGCTCAGACCCTACTTGACATTATCTGAGGTTTTTAATGTTGTGCCTGCCATCAgttgagacacaacatgctcttAAACACAGGTTGGGTGTCATTTCAATCATAGAAAAATAAGTAATAGAATGAACATATCCCTTCAGATCACTGCAATTTAGCTGCTACACCATTGAAATTTAAATGGAATGTTTTACTTCTAATTAGTACCATAAAGGTGGCCCACCAGTCCATCCGATGTCGAATGTCAACTTAAAAACGGTCATGTGTATTCTGTAATCTATATTTCAAATTGGTTTCCTATGGAGGATTGATAGCATAATTTAAAACAGATATTCCCATTCATGTCAACATTGTCGgatgtgtggacctccaaccatctttGTGGTACCATTTTGAATGTAGAAATGTCCATTTTATTCCAGTTTTAGTACAGGTATCAGCTAAAACATGACAACCGATGGTGGGCACACTACAAAAACCTTAGATTATGTAAAATAGGGACTAAAATACAACACGCGAATATGAAACACTATTTAACGTGTTTAGATAATTGACATTTACGGTAATAAAAAAATCAAATTTGATAAATTCTGGACATTTTCCAATTgattgacaaccctgtttgtaagtTTTTAAATGAAACTCAACCATTTATCTTTTCCactgatgaagacatggatgccTCATGGTATTTTCTGAGCACATCTACAACAGGTAAATATGTATGGAAGGTttcattcaaatcaaaaggggtactgtcaaaaagtgattgaattcaacTGGATTTACCCTGCGGCATTGCAAGTTGCAACTTGAAACCATATGAACAGGAAGTTACTGGCCTCTCATGAGTAATTTAATGTATAGGCAGAGGGGCCGAGCCCTGGCAGTACTGTGGTACTTCCCATCCCTACATTTTCGATAACAAAACATAACCTCCAGTGCTGTGGGATTTGACTGGTATCATAGCAAGCATCCCTTTTTATGTGTGTGTCACATTTGAGGCTGTAAATAAAGCATGCAGTTGATTGTCATGTTGACTAGAACAGAATTTTAATGTTAAAACACAGACCATTTGATGTCTCCGTTTGCTCCCTTGGTCCCCGGACAATTTTGACTGTGACGTTTCTGGATTCCTGCCTAGTGTCCTCTGAGCCGCTGGGAAATGCTGTGTTTTCCGACCCACACCTCCTCGACACTCCACCCTTTCCGTTCTCCTGGTGAGCCACACGGCGTAACTGCTCCTCCAGAGCGCTGTGCTCCCGCTCTTTCTTGGTCATCTCCAGGAGCAGGTCGTCGAAACTGGCCTCCACGATTTTGGTCAGCTCGCACACAGCAAACTCCAGCACATGCTCCATGACCATCTTTAGCTGACCTGCAGAGAAGGAAACAGACAAAATAGTTATAATGAAAGACAGTACGCTAATTCTGATAAGGAAATAGATCAGTAAATAATGAGGAAATTAGAAATAAAAAGTTAAGAGGAAATGATTAGTCATAGGTCAATGGCTGATATGTTTGTAGATAGAGACATTTGAAGGTTGGCACCAATTAAggttaaaataaaaacaaaaatgtaaaatcACGTTGCACACAATGCTCTCATTGTAGGATATTTGTTGAACACAGTAGGCAAAAACCCTGTATCCTTGCAGGGAAACTTCCCTCCAAAATGACTATTTTCTACTATGTAAATGACTAGAGTTGCAATTACTTGTGTAGAGGATTTAATCAAATAACAGAAATGCATTCTGCAATGAAATCACAAGCCACACTATTTCCAAACTTGGTTTGGGAAAAATGGTGTCTCATCCATTTAAAATGTTAAGGTCTATTTTTGGCTCAGCCATTAGAATTGGAAAAATAACAGCCATTGAGTCCTTTTGAATCTAGTCCATCCCTGCTTTACACATTAGCCTTGACACCCCTTGCTTGTGAAGCATTGTTATTAGAAGCATTTCTCTACATATTACATAGTGGGGCCCTCCTTTTTGCGGGAGCCCAAAACACTAAGAAAAACATTCATTCCATATTAAGTTTAAGATCAACCACTTTTTAGTGACCAGCAATGGGTATTAACATTCGCCTGTGCAATACAACGACTCAAAAGTTACAGATTTCAGCCATGTTAAATGGCTCTTGATTGATTTGTTGTAGCACTGCCAGACTGTGAAAGTGAAAATCACTTGATTGATTACAACCAAATGAGACCCAGAAAAGACGTGTCTAGGGGACCGATTTGAGGTTTCCTTATAAATGCCAATTTCTCCATTTTTGATTGGTTGCTGTTACAAATACACCAATCAAAATCAGTTTAAAAATGTGAGGCAGGTTTTATTGGGTATTTCATCCATGGTGGCAATGACAATACATTAGTTATATTCAATATGAGTGAATTACTAGAATTAAATATCCTACTTTTATAGAGCAGTAAAATATTTAAGGGAATCCTATATGATTCAATGAGAAGGCTTCATTGCTCAGATAGCTCAGTCACATCCCCCTTTGCAATAGTTTGGGAGCGGTATACATTCCCCTGAAGTAATCAAGGAAGTTTTCACTGATCCCATAATGGTTTTGAAGCTAAATCAAATTACCACACTTGATATTTTCAAACATATCCAATCACAGAGCAAATACACTTTTCATTGCATACACTGTAGTGCAAATATCTCCATGATGATATCTGACAAACGAGCTAGACTACTCTTTCCAAGAATTAACACCTGTGTAGTAGAAAGCCTAGGCCTAGCCGACATGCTGAATCATAcaatggcctacacacacacGATGACTCGCACCCTCTGTTCTTAACCACAAGTTGTAAATGTAAAACAAGTTGGGCAAAACATGGTGAGAAAACATTTTACATATCCATCACCACACAGAGAGGGCGTTCGGTCTTAGTTACAGATGAAGCTGAGAGGAAACTGAAGTACTGAGTCATTGATCACGGTTTCATGCACACAATAATAAGATTGTGGATAGTCAGATTAATAGATTGTTTAAAGATGCACTACGCAGAaatcgctccaccatttcctgggtgctaaaattctaatacttaaactaatttcagtttgtgacaaaacaagcaaacaTAGTGTTGAGAATAATTGTACCATCCCAACTGCTGTGAAAGATATCTTCcatgaagctggtgtacaaaaccggaagtaaaagacacaaaaacgAAACTTAAGAATGTGAATCATAGAAATAACGCACATCGAACAGATCTACCCGCCTTTTAGACCTGACAGATATAtaaaactcacatttctatgtgaatttggccgGGACGCCAAAGTtaaatattgcagctttaaattgtttacatgctttgtaagaaTAACAAATTCACTAATAATCTTATTTACATGGACACCTGAAAATCAGGCTTCTGATGGGATTttttgataaatgcagaaaaATCGCCAATCAAAATAAACATTCTACCACAGTGACCGTGTTATTTTTGAGAAGACTACTTTGTTCTGAGGTTGGACATATAACATGTGTATGTGAAAACTATTTCTGAGATGCATACTTACAGTTTTTCCAAACTCAATTAACTTGTGCATAAAAGGAGGCTTGCACAACCGGTGCTGGCAAATGTGTAGACCAAATACACGGCTGGAACGCCAATTAAGTTGTTAACATGTCCTAAATATTTtaaagattgctcagaaaaccaggtgttttgaTCAGCGCATGCTTACTTCCATTATGACTGTACACTGATTAAGATAAGCAAGGTGTTTTACATTATTAATGCCACACTCAGCCttctgccataatcagtttaatatacaattattagtgtgcatgtaaacgtaCTCATTGATGCGATTTGACTAAAGTAGGAGTGGGATGGCAACTGCTTTAAAGCTGTGGTGAGCAGCAGAGCACCAAGCTGCTGCAGACAATGACAGCATAGGCCTAGTTGGTTTCAGGCAACCTTAGATCATCTACAATGGCGCTTGACAAAGCAAACAGGGTGTTACACACACGGATTTACATAATTAGAAAAGAGAATGGATTACATGTCCAAATCCCTGAGAAAGAAAACAAATCAAGTTGGAAATCAAGTGTGAAAACTGTGTGGAGATTTTGTGCAGCATGGTCTCTACAATTACCCATTTTTGTTAAAACCACAGGATATAAATAGTAATTGAgctgagtcagagaggaagaagcCTACTAGCCTAATTGTTATTGTTGCATTGTGTAAGTATGACATCATGCACTGTATGAGGAGCTACCGGTGTGGGTGTCTGAAGGATGAATGTTGCTGCCAGGTTTCATTTACCTACAACATCAAAATGGCCTCCCTGGTCGTCACAACTTAAATATCCTAATAAGTGGCGAGATACAGCTCCAGCCTCAGCTTTGTCCAAAATGTGCAAATTGAGTTGAAGGTCTGCCAATGGCCCCAGCATTTTGGGGCACGATGACACACAGCTTGCCCAGTGTCTCCTCCACCCGCCATTTAATATCTCACACCCCAATatctcacacccctcctctccctaaaTGTATCCCCTCTGAGAACTGAGTGGGGGTGGTTTGCGCTTGTGACTGTCATTGGAGAATTATTGGGGGGAAAGGTATCCTATCCTTTGCTGCCACTGCTAAGTAAAGGCTCAACAACAATAACGTCACTGCCTTGTCAACCACTGATGGTCCTCTCATCCCAACCCATCTTCAATTACAGAGAAGAATGTAGGAAGGGATGTATGTTGCAGTAGTCAATAAGTAGGCCTATCATTTTCACTGATAGGAAAAATGAATGGGGATGGATGTGCAGCCTTTCAGTGAACCGTTTGCTTGACAACCAGTGACAAGGTCGGTGATGTTGTCACTAGTTCTCAACCTACAACTTGTACATTGTAACAATCTCAATGGCAACAATGTCACCGCAGATGACCAATTGGCCTCGACACATAATTATTGTTAAGTGTACACCTCGAGACAAGAAACCATTGTAAGCGTTCACAAGGACACATGCCTGAGCCAAATAAAACCCACGTGAAACAAAGAAACCAAGGTAATAGAACCACATTGAAAACGACCGTTTTTCATATCCTCAAGATTTTACCACACATGTCATTGATTCCCAGTGTGCTGCAGGCTACTACTGCACGTCATATTTACATATCAACTCTGGTTATTATTATCAAGCTTTTTCCGCTCTATGCGGATACCTATACCAGGATGCTGTGCTTTGTCCTGTTGTTGACTTCACCACTATATGTAAACTGAGTGTGTGGCTACGTTGTGCCACAGACACGTAAACAAGCAGTCGGCGTTCAAACAGACTGTAGGACTACAGAATGGAGTTATTGCCTTGTTTCAAATGTATAAACCTCTAGGTTCCTTGGTAGTAACCTTGCCTAACTAGTAACCTTACCCACTACTCGTCCTTTTTGATCCAGTCTTTGAGTGTTTTCGTGCACGCCGCGCTCTGTGCCGTGGCTGGGGGTGTGTGTCTCGGGCTTTGTTCGATCCGTGGCCGCGTTGTCTTCCATGCCACCGTTGAACGCGGCTCCATTTTCTACCCCATTACATTCGAACTCCAGTGATTTAAGCTTTAACTTAAGTCGTTGGTTTTCTTGTTCTTTGACGGCCGTTTTCATTAACACAGAACTCAAGCTTGACCCAACAGTCTTGGTTATTTCCTGGACTGCGAGTTGCACTACTTGCTCTAGCGCAGATTCCAGCTGACCTTGAAAAAACGAAATGTATACGGCGCCGTTCATGATTTCGTCCGTTTTGGCGGAAGACCTCTTTCATTCTTCCCCCACACCcccaaaatataaactagaaGTCAGCGCACAACTGATTTACACAGAGAACTAGCTACCTCTATCAACGGATCATATGTGTGCACCCCTTGGATGCTACCGTAGTATCACTAGTGCAAACGCAATAAAATTTATCCTATCTCATTCATAACAATTGTGTTTCTAGTCCCACATTTATGTCGTGCACCAGAGAGCGCAGTGTGGAGACGAATCGACTCGGTTAAATCAGTCGTCTTGATAAGCCCTTTTCAGCTAGTttatactgaacacaaatataaaagcaacatgtaagTGTTAgggccatgtttcatgagctgaaataaaacatccagaaatgttccatatgcacaaaaaaagtatttctctcaaatgttgtgcacaaagttGTTTACAaccctgttagtaagcatttctgtTCATTTAtgtaccataagctgcctccaatctaattttagagaatttggcagtacgttcaaccagcctcacaacctcagacatTGTGTaatcatgccagcccaggaccttcacatccggcttcttcacctgtgggatcgtctgagaccagccacccggacagctgaggaAACagaagtatttctgtctgtaataaagcccttttgtggggggaaaacgtattctgattggctgggcctggctcccccagtgagtgggcctggcccatccatggctgtgcccctgctcagtcatgtgaaatccagggCCATTAagggtctaatgaatttatttcaattgactgatttccttatatcagctgtaacttagtaaaatcgttgaaattgttgcatgttgcgattatatttttgttcagtatagttaagaAACTAAAAGAAAGTTATGTTTATTTCGATGGGCAAGAAGAAATAACATATAGAAACGTCACCATCTCCAATTTGGATCATCCCACTTGATTTTACTTCGAGTAGTAGGATAGCAGCCTACACGACAAAATAACTTGTAATATTGGTAATAACCATTTGTATGCCACCGTCATACGGTCTACACTGCTCAAATGGGAGAGTTTACGCTGCAAGCCgacagacaacacaacaacacagggcaCACTTCGCTCCCGCAGTAAAGGAGAGGAAAGTAGCTAGATAGTGTAGCCAATATCAGGCCAGAGTGACGGCTGAACCACATTTATTGTTGTGATTTTCACCGAAAATACACAACTGCGGCATTAACGTCTGTTACATTTTTGTAATACAAAATAATACTCCGATATTAAATGAATGATTCGGAACACCCCCAAGTTCCAACTTTGGCTGAGTAAAACATTATATCTGAAGTTTCTAGCCACAAGCATAAAATAGAAGGGCTCATCAAAACTACTGTCTGAACTGAACCAAATATGCATAGCCATCTCGAGACAATTCTGATTTAGTGTTATTTTCTTCTCAAAGCTGCCAggatgtcacgtgtcctacttatatcagtacactcaTAACACCTGAAgcattacgaaacttctattcgatcaaataaacCTCACGTTGCAAATAAG contains:
- the LOC115104080 gene encoding zinc finger protein 391-like encodes the protein MPLEDMEVLSSTLDTPQDPPASINTTATVEESLRSPSMLHRLLTLPAQLLEEDENTMETIPLLPDASPGRSAVRRQNTESPNQSCPAPPKKKVAVSQEEEEDEEDEEKEEKEDKGTTTLDSKVKTVPLKGRKGYECKECGKKFSRAPLLKAHQQTHISTALATTTAICCSECGKHFSQASRLQAHLRTHTGKKS
- the LOC135559541 gene encoding uncharacterized protein LOC135559541 — its product is MNGAVYISFFQGQLESALEQVVQLAVQEITKTVGSSLSSVLMKTAVKEQENQRLKLKLKSLEFECNGVENGAAFNGGMEDNAATDRTKPETHTPSHGTERGVHENTQRLDQKGRVVGQLKMVMEHVLEFAVCELTKIVEASFDDLLLEMTKKEREHSALEEQLRRVAHQENGKGGVSRRCGSENTAFPSGSEDTRQESRNVTVKIVRGPREQTETSNGLCFNIKILF